From one Pseudomonadota bacterium genomic stretch:
- the modC gene encoding molybdenum ABC transporter ATP-binding protein, producing the protein MIDIHVEKKQGDFRISAAFASGETGITALFGPSGAGKTSIINMVAGLLRPDKGHITIDGNCLFDSDNGINIPPEKRHIGYIFQEGRLFPHLSVLSNLTYGMRLIKPAKRFVKLDQVVELLGIENLLYRRPAKLSGGEKQRVAIGRALLTSPAILLMDEPLASLDETRKAEVLPFIIALTRNLSVPILYVSHDLEEIMTLADNVVLIEAGSAIATGSPEELIGRIEPKFPKFSFLK; encoded by the coding sequence GTGATAGATATTCACGTTGAAAAAAAACAGGGTGATTTTCGTATTAGTGCGGCATTTGCTTCCGGAGAAACGGGCATTACGGCGCTTTTCGGACCCTCAGGCGCAGGAAAGACATCCATTATAAATATGGTGGCAGGGCTCCTGCGCCCTGACAAAGGTCACATCACAATAGACGGGAACTGTTTATTTGATTCAGATAACGGCATAAATATCCCTCCCGAAAAGCGGCATATCGGTTATATATTCCAGGAAGGCCGGCTGTTTCCGCACCTTAGTGTACTATCCAACCTTACTTATGGCATGCGGCTGATAAAACCTGCAAAGCGTTTTGTGAAACTTGATCAGGTTGTAGAACTTCTGGGTATTGAAAACCTGCTTTATCGCAGACCCGCCAAACTGTCGGGAGGTGAAAAACAGCGTGTTGCAATAGGAAGGGCTTTGCTCACAAGTCCGGCAATTCTACTCATGGATGAGCCGCTTGCTTCTCTGGACGAAACACGAAAAGCGGAAGTTCTTCCATTTATAATTGCCCTCACCCGAAATTTATCAGTGCCTATTCTTTATGTTAGCCACGATCTGGAAGAAATAATGACTCTTGCAGATAATGTAGTTTTGATTGAAGCAGGTAGCGCTATTGCTACAGGTTCTCCTGAAGAATTGATTGGCCGTATTGAACCAAAATTTCCTAAATTTTCTTTTCTGAAATAA
- the modB gene encoding molybdate ABC transporter permease subunit, producing MEFHAMSMMEWEALRLSLWVSFCAVAGSLIPGILFAWILARFEFTGKSLLDGLLHLPLVLPPVVIGYMLLLLFGQRGMLGAWLYNTLGITIAFTWKGAAIAAAAMAFPLLVRAVRLSIESVDQGMEDAARTLGAGPIRVFFTVTLPLITPGIITGLILSFARSLGEFGATITFVSNIQGQTQTLPLALYTLTQTPGGEAGAMRLCLISIVVAMVALVASEFMSKRFAAYIKG from the coding sequence ATGGAGTTTCATGCTATGAGTATGATGGAATGGGAAGCGCTTCGTTTAAGTCTTTGGGTTTCATTTTGTGCAGTGGCCGGTAGCCTGATTCCCGGAATTCTGTTTGCCTGGATTCTTGCGCGTTTTGAATTTACAGGTAAATCACTGTTAGACGGGCTGCTTCATCTGCCGCTGGTTTTACCTCCTGTTGTTATAGGATACATGCTGCTGCTGCTTTTCGGGCAAAGGGGCATGTTGGGCGCCTGGTTATATAACACTTTAGGTATTACTATTGCCTTTACCTGGAAAGGGGCAGCGATAGCAGCTGCAGCCATGGCTTTTCCTTTACTTGTCCGGGCAGTAAGACTTTCTATCGAAAGTGTGGACCAGGGAATGGAGGATGCTGCCCGCACACTTGGCGCAGGGCCGATAAGAGTGTTTTTTACAGTTACGCTTCCATTGATTACACCGGGAATTATTACAGGCCTGATTCTTTCATTTGCAAGAAGCCTTGGTGAATTCGGGGCAACTATAACTTTTGTATCCAACATACAGGGGCAGACGCAAACACTTCCTCTGGCTCTTTATACGCTCACTCAGACCCCTGGTGGAGAAGCCGGTGCAATGCGATTATGCTTAATCTCGATTGTGGTTGCCATGGTTGCGCTTGTTGCTTCCGAGTTTATGTCAAAACGATTTGCCGCATATATAAAGGGTTGA
- the modA gene encoding molybdate ABC transporter substrate-binding protein produces MKRRFYLKGFLFLIFCVLIFSIYSKLAIADSKAESITVFAAASTTNAVTEIGKMFSEQKNVGFIPSFASSSTLAKQIENKAPANIYISANSKWMDYLEKKNIINQPSRFDLLSNRIVLIVPADSDIKTIDIKASFDLKKLLGNGFLSMGDPDHVPAGIYGKQSLVNLGVWDSIKTKVARSKDVRAALMLVERGESPVGIVYATDAAITKKVRVVATFPEKSHPPILYPVALVAGSETPEAEKFMKFLKMPEAKAIFEKYGFTVLQN; encoded by the coding sequence ATGAAAAGAAGATTTTATTTAAAGGGTTTTTTATTTCTGATATTTTGTGTTTTGATTTTTAGTATTTATTCAAAATTAGCTATTGCAGATTCCAAAGCCGAATCCATAACCGTTTTTGCGGCAGCCTCAACAACTAATGCCGTAACGGAAATCGGCAAGATGTTTTCTGAACAAAAAAATGTTGGTTTCATACCATCTTTTGCATCATCATCTACTTTAGCAAAGCAGATTGAAAATAAAGCTCCTGCAAACATTTATATTTCTGCTAATTCAAAATGGATGGATTATCTGGAAAAGAAAAATATAATCAATCAACCTTCCCGGTTTGATCTTTTAAGCAATCGCATTGTGTTGATTGTTCCGGCAGACAGTGACATCAAAACAATAGATATCAAGGCAAGTTTTGATCTTAAAAAACTATTGGGCAACGGCTTTCTATCCATGGGTGATCCTGATCACGTGCCGGCAGGAATTTATGGAAAACAGTCTCTTGTCAATCTTGGTGTATGGGATAGTATAAAAACTAAAGTTGCACGATCAAAAGACGTCCGTGCGGCCCTTATGCTGGTTGAACGGGGCGAATCGCCTGTGGGTATTGTTTATGCTACAGATGCTGCCATTACAAAAAAGGTTAGGGTTGTTGCTACTTTCCCCGAAAAGAGCCACCCCCCCATTTTATATCCTGTAGCATTGGTTGCAGGAAGTGAAACACCAGAAGCTGAAAAGTTTATGAAATTTCTTAAAATGCCTGAAGCAAAAGCAATATTTGAAAAATATGGCTTCACCGTTTTACAAAATTAA
- a CDS encoding helix-turn-helix domain-containing protein — MSRSDKPDIVCRLKEIRQSAGISQIQFASLVGIKRQAVYDIECGKYVPNTMIALQMARVLGCKVEDLFYHNLPENADDIIFADKNIAPNNRISVVKIRDRLVGYSLEGRNLFGRGFLAADGMMEADGKTVKLFENIDRIEKTALLLGCDPAFGILASHIARRFADIRLNCRFASSGQSLKHLAAGQTHMAATHMHDSGKKQANVVFAKKILGKKPAHIIAFANFEEGLMIAKGNHLKIKDVTDLTKKSVRFVNREPGAALRALIDDRLEKSNIPADKIAGYNIMVLSHEEGAQMIVYGMADAALGLRAIASAWGLDFIPMETVRCDIVIPADLMDHQAIRTMLDILQTRTFRDELAQLPGYENKDTGKTIASI; from the coding sequence GTGAGTAGATCAGACAAACCGGATATTGTGTGCCGTCTGAAGGAAATAAGGCAGTCAGCGGGAATATCTCAAATCCAGTTTGCTTCGCTGGTAGGGATAAAAAGGCAGGCGGTTTATGATATCGAATGTGGCAAATACGTACCTAATACAATGATTGCCCTCCAAATGGCGCGTGTTCTCGGCTGTAAGGTAGAAGACCTGTTTTATCATAATCTGCCTGAAAATGCGGACGATATAATTTTTGCAGACAAAAACATTGCTCCAAATAATAGAATATCTGTTGTAAAGATCCGCGACCGGCTTGTCGGCTATTCTCTTGAAGGAAGAAATTTATTCGGACGGGGGTTTTTAGCAGCAGACGGTATGATGGAAGCAGATGGAAAAACAGTCAAGCTTTTCGAAAACATTGACAGAATCGAAAAAACCGCCCTGCTTTTAGGCTGTGATCCGGCTTTTGGAATACTTGCTTCCCATATAGCCCGGCGATTCGCTGATATAAGGCTTAACTGCCGATTTGCTTCAAGCGGACAATCACTCAAACATCTTGCAGCAGGTCAAACTCATATGGCGGCCACACATATGCATGATTCGGGGAAAAAACAAGCAAATGTTGTATTTGCAAAGAAAATATTAGGGAAAAAACCTGCACATATAATAGCCTTTGCAAATTTTGAGGAAGGACTTATGATAGCAAAGGGGAATCATCTTAAAATAAAAGATGTAACTGATCTTACCAAAAAATCTGTGCGATTTGTCAACAGGGAGCCCGGAGCAGCCTTGCGGGCGCTTATAGATGATCGTCTTGAAAAATCAAATATTCCTGCTGATAAGATTGCAGGTTACAATATAATGGTATTAAGTCATGAAGAAGGAGCCCAGATGATAGTATACGGTATGGCAGATGCCGCACTGGGCTTAAGAGCAATTGCTTCGGCCTGGGGACTCGATTTTATCCCTATGGAAACAGTTCGCTGTGATATTGTAATTCCAGCTGACTTAATGGATCATCAAGCTATACGAACAATGCTTGATATACTCCAAACCCGCACATTTCGAGATGAACTCGCTCAACTGCCTGGCTATGAAAATAAAGATACCGGAAAAACAATTGCTTCTATATAG
- a CDS encoding SDR family oxidoreductase, giving the protein MFAKDPHGKIGQPEDTAKMALFLASDGSSYSTGALFVVDGGWTAW; this is encoded by the coding sequence ATTTTTGCAAAAGATCCCCATGGGAAAATCGGTCAACCGGAGGATACAGCAAAAATGGCTTTGTTTTTGGCCTCGGATGGTTCGAGCTATTCTACAGGAGCCTTGTTTGTAGTAGATGGCGGCTGGACCGCCTGGTAA
- a CDS encoding SurA N-terminal domain-containing protein, translated as MHSKSLRLLWVMLIIISFIITASPVKAEKEDKAVKAAKTQLVDPNKKIKKVEISQMPKGDVAVVNGVTIKSEDFARELFGVQQQYANKGEKLDEKSLADIKKKVLEKLIDGELLYQESVKNGFKVDNSTIEEQLTKFKDQFPNEEEFKTEMAKVKLTEPALRNQMTQVMTIQQYINKEFVEKIKVSDEEIKNFFETHLKERIEEKLKQDKIQDEVGKHLDQLKEKGDIKRNI; from the coding sequence ATGCATTCAAAAAGTTTGAGATTATTGTGGGTTATGCTAATTATAATATCTTTTATAATAACGGCATCCCCGGTTAAAGCAGAAAAAGAAGATAAAGCCGTCAAAGCCGCAAAAACACAACTTGTTGATCCGAACAAAAAAATTAAAAAAGTCGAAATAAGCCAAATGCCAAAGGGTGATGTAGCTGTGGTAAATGGAGTTACAATAAAAAGCGAAGATTTTGCGCGGGAGCTTTTCGGTGTTCAGCAACAATATGCTAATAAAGGCGAAAAACTTGATGAAAAGAGTCTTGCCGATATAAAGAAAAAAGTTCTTGAAAAACTTATTGATGGTGAATTGCTTTATCAGGAAAGTGTTAAAAATGGATTTAAAGTTGATAATTCTACTATTGAAGAGCAGCTTACTAAATTCAAAGATCAATTCCCAAATGAAGAAGAATTTAAAACAGAGATGGCAAAGGTTAAGTTAACTGAACCTGCTCTAAGAAATCAGATGACTCAGGTAATGACTATACAACAATATATAAATAAAGAGTTTGTTGAAAAAATTAAAGTATCGGATGAAGAAATCAAAAACTTCTTTGAAACGCATCTTAAAGAAAGGATAGAAGAAAAGCTAAAGCAGGATAAGATTCAAGATGAGGTTGGAAAGCATCTTGATCAATTAAAGGAAAAAGGCGATATAAAAAGAAACATATAA
- the hemW gene encoding radical SAM family heme chaperone HemW, with protein sequence MIDFSNKPAGIYIHIPFCISKCPYCDFYSITDLSIKEEFIKALLAEMSMYRSSPLLFDSIYIGGGTPSVLNPKEIAQILDTAFKLFKIAPETEVTIEVNPKTISPESLQNLIQTGINRINIGVQSFSDNNLKFLGRIHSAKEAKTAIRWAQNAGFENFGIDLIYGIPGQTGKSWLLDLETAMQFEPEHISCYMLTYEPNTPIYNNMKTGCFSPLPESLAGSLFELTTGFLENQAYIHYEVSNFSRSSNKKSRHNQKYWSDVPYTGFGPSAHSFDGIQRRWNVRSVKDYIKNIKAGTSPIEDKEILSREQQIMESILLGLRQTEGININNFNAKFGIIFEDIFKETISELQNRRLAVLTGDRYSLTTKGMLLLDSICAMFALNEF encoded by the coding sequence TTGATAGACTTCAGTAATAAACCTGCCGGAATATATATACATATCCCTTTTTGCATAAGTAAATGCCCTTATTGTGATTTTTATTCCATCACGGATTTATCTATTAAAGAAGAATTTATAAAAGCTCTACTTGCCGAAATGTCTATGTACAGATCTTCGCCGCTTTTATTTGATTCCATTTATATAGGCGGCGGCACACCTTCAGTTCTGAACCCAAAAGAGATAGCACAAATATTAGATACGGCTTTCAAGCTGTTTAAAATAGCACCAGAGACTGAAGTAACAATAGAAGTAAATCCTAAAACCATAAGTCCTGAATCTTTACAAAATTTAATACAAACCGGAATAAACCGGATAAATATCGGGGTTCAGTCTTTTTCAGATAATAATCTTAAATTTCTCGGACGTATTCATTCGGCCAAAGAAGCCAAAACAGCCATAAGATGGGCGCAAAATGCCGGGTTTGAAAATTTTGGTATCGATCTTATTTACGGGATTCCAGGGCAGACGGGGAAATCCTGGCTGTTGGATCTTGAAACCGCTATGCAATTTGAACCTGAACATATTTCCTGCTATATGCTTACATATGAGCCTAATACCCCAATTTATAATAATATGAAAACCGGCTGTTTTTCTCCCTTGCCGGAATCTCTTGCAGGCTCTTTATTTGAATTAACCACAGGCTTTTTAGAAAACCAAGCTTATATACATTACGAAGTTTCAAATTTTTCCCGCTCTTCAAATAAGAAATCAAGACATAATCAAAAATATTGGTCTGATGTGCCCTATACGGGATTTGGGCCCAGCGCTCATTCATTTGATGGAATACAAAGAAGATGGAATGTGAGAAGTGTAAAAGATTACATAAAAAATATTAAAGCAGGCACCTCACCGATAGAAGATAAAGAAATACTTTCAAGAGAACAGCAGATTATGGAATCAATTCTTCTTGGTTTAAGACAAACTGAAGGAATAAACATAAATAACTTTAATGCGAAATTCGGAATAATTTTCGAGGATATATTCAAAGAAACTATATCAGAACTGCAAAACAGGCGGCTTGCCGTTTTAACTGGTGACAGATACAGTCTTACAACAAAAGGGATGCTTCTTCTTGACAGCATCTGCGCCATGTTCGCCTTAAATGAATTTTAG
- a CDS encoding 2-oxoacid:acceptor oxidoreductase family protein: MERIRIVFSGSGGQGVITASIIIAEAAVLYENLVAVQSQSYGAAARGGATKADVLISDSEINFPKVNNPNLLVCLTQEAYNQFSPIIRPGGFLVTDTHYVKTHNGVAARQRELPMYQSVMDNIGKPVVYNICMLGAVISMIDFVRPESIMKVLETRMPAGFIDINKKALELGIKLGEPFKE, from the coding sequence ATGGAAAGAATCAGGATCGTTTTTTCAGGTTCGGGAGGCCAGGGAGTAATTACTGCTTCAATTATTATTGCAGAGGCAGCCGTTCTTTATGAAAACCTTGTTGCAGTACAATCCCAATCATACGGAGCAGCAGCAAGAGGAGGCGCAACAAAAGCCGATGTATTAATATCGGATTCAGAAATAAATTTTCCAAAAGTAAACAATCCCAACCTTCTTGTCTGTCTTACTCAGGAGGCATATAACCAATTTTCACCTATAATACGTCCCGGTGGCTTTCTTGTTACCGATACCCATTATGTAAAAACCCATAACGGAGTTGCTGCACGCCAGAGAGAACTTCCCATGTATCAGTCGGTTATGGACAATATAGGCAAACCGGTTGTATACAATATCTGTATGTTGGGAGCAGTAATATCTATGATAGATTTTGTTCGGCCCGAATCCATTATGAAAGTACTTGAAACAAGAATGCCTGCGGGATTTATAGATATAAATAAAAAAGCTCTGGAACTTGGGATAAAACTTGGAGAGCCGTTTAAGGAATAA
- a CDS encoding 2-oxoacid:ferredoxin oxidoreductase subunit beta: protein MPVKDYIRERFFPQMWCPGCGHGIILNGLIKAVEELGINKNDIVMVSGIGCSARISGYLDFHTMHTLHGRALAFATGIKMSRPELNLLVPMGDGDALAIGGNHFIHAARRNIDITAIVMNNRVYGMTGGQFSPLSGYGSLASTAPYTNIDHPFDVVDLATAVGATFVARSTTYHIKQLTDLIKKAITHKGFSVVEILSQCPTYYGRKNKEGNAYEMMELMKQTTTPIGSEAKKENPDLIETGIFVEKDKPEYCAEYDKIIERATKGN from the coding sequence ATGCCAGTTAAAGATTATATCAGAGAAAGGTTTTTTCCACAGATGTGGTGTCCCGGATGCGGGCACGGCATAATTTTAAACGGCCTGATAAAAGCAGTAGAAGAGCTCGGCATAAACAAAAACGATATTGTTATGGTATCAGGCATTGGATGTTCCGCCAGGATATCCGGCTATCTTGATTTTCACACAATGCACACACTGCACGGACGCGCGCTTGCATTTGCAACAGGCATAAAAATGAGCAGACCTGAATTGAATCTTCTTGTCCCGATGGGAGACGGCGACGCACTGGCAATAGGCGGAAACCATTTCATTCACGCAGCACGCCGCAACATAGATATTACAGCCATAGTTATGAACAATCGTGTTTACGGAATGACAGGCGGACAATTCTCTCCTCTTTCCGGTTATGGCTCTCTTGCTTCAACAGCGCCATATACCAATATAGATCATCCCTTTGATGTTGTGGATTTAGCTACGGCTGTCGGCGCTACTTTCGTAGCCCGCTCAACAACATACCACATAAAGCAGTTAACCGATTTAATCAAAAAGGCGATCACCCATAAAGGCTTTTCTGTTGTTGAAATCCTTTCCCAGTGCCCTACTTACTACGGCAGGAAAAACAAGGAAGGCAATGCATATGAAATGATGGAACTTATGAAGCAAACGACAACGCCCATTGGTTCAGAAGCAAAAAAAGAAAATCCTGATCTGATTGAGACAGGCATTTTTGTTGAAAAAGATAAGCCTGAATATTGCGCAGAGTATGATAAAATCATCGAAAGAGCGACGAAAGGCAATTAA
- a CDS encoding 2-oxoacid:acceptor oxidoreductase subunit alpha, translating into MNEKNIKFVQGNEACVEAALYAGLGFFAGYPITPSTEIAELLSARLPQTGGKFLQMEDEIASICAIIGASLTGNKVMTATSGPGFSLMQEALGYAIMAEIPCVIVNVQRGGPSTGNPTHVSQGDVNQSRWGTHGEHSIIVLTASNHQDIFSITVDAFNMAETYRTPVILLFDEVTAHMREGLTVPEKGALDIVDRLKTSVKKGVDFHPYLPREDGRLPMSYFGGIHRYNVTGLFHDMWGFPSSDPGIVHGLLRHLVDKIENNVYNIARYKEYFLDDARTIFISYGSSARSALHVVNNRRARGERIGLLELQTLWPFPAGIVRQKCSEAHCVIVVEMNMGQVLQQVKTAVDNPDKVFLANRIDGELITPTDIRNIMRLIRGKGV; encoded by the coding sequence ATGAATGAGAAGAATATAAAATTTGTTCAGGGAAATGAAGCTTGCGTAGAAGCTGCGTTATATGCCGGGCTTGGTTTTTTTGCAGGCTATCCTATAACGCCTTCAACTGAAATCGCAGAACTGCTTTCAGCAAGACTTCCGCAAACAGGCGGAAAATTTCTCCAGATGGAAGATGAAATCGCATCAATATGCGCAATTATAGGGGCCTCTTTAACAGGGAATAAAGTTATGACCGCAACAAGCGGCCCCGGTTTTTCTCTCATGCAGGAAGCATTGGGTTATGCGATCATGGCCGAAATTCCATGCGTGATAGTAAATGTTCAGCGCGGCGGTCCTTCAACAGGTAATCCTACACATGTCAGCCAGGGCGATGTTAACCAGTCAAGGTGGGGAACTCACGGGGAACATTCCATAATTGTGCTTACCGCTTCAAATCATCAGGATATTTTCTCCATTACTGTTGATGCTTTCAATATGGCCGAAACATACAGAACGCCCGTTATTCTTCTTTTTGACGAAGTTACAGCGCATATGCGAGAAGGTTTAACAGTGCCTGAAAAGGGCGCTCTTGATATTGTTGACAGACTGAAGACTTCTGTAAAAAAAGGAGTCGATTTTCATCCTTATCTGCCAAGAGAAGACGGACGTCTTCCTATGTCCTATTTCGGAGGCATTCACAGATACAATGTTACAGGGCTTTTTCACGACATGTGGGGGTTTCCTTCAAGTGACCCTGGAATTGTTCATGGGCTTCTTCGCCATCTTGTAGATAAGATAGAAAATAATGTTTATAATATTGCAAGATATAAAGAATACTTTCTTGATGATGCCAGAACCATTTTTATCTCCTACGGATCATCAGCCAGATCGGCGCTTCATGTGGTAAATAACAGAAGAGCGCGGGGAGAACGTATCGGTCTGCTTGAACTTCAGACTTTATGGCCTTTTCCCGCAGGAATTGTAAGGCAAAAATGTTCTGAAGCACATTGTGTTATAGTAGTTGAAATGAACATGGGGCAAGTACTACAGCAGGTAAAAACAGCCGTAGACAATCCTGATAAGGTATTTCTTGCAAACCGTATTGACGGTGAACTCATAACTCCCACGGATATCAGGAATATAATGAGGCTGATCAGAGGCAAAGGTGTATAA
- a CDS encoding ferredoxin family protein, which produces MAKAKLKEHKINRRWCKGCGICAHFCPKQVLEIDKDEKVVAARPKDCIACKLCELRCPDLAIEIETE; this is translated from the coding sequence ATGGCAAAAGCTAAACTTAAAGAACATAAGATAAACAGGCGCTGGTGCAAAGGCTGCGGAATTTGCGCGCATTTTTGCCCCAAACAGGTTCTTGAAATTGATAAGGATGAAAAAGTGGTTGCAGCACGTCCCAAGGATTGTATTGCCTGCAAGCTTTGCGAATTAAGGTGTCCTGATCTTGCCATAGAAATTGAGACTGAATAA
- a CDS encoding radical SAM protein: MKSNNNLDSEYKGFEQGPIRPPSEAHSLLIRITRNCPWNRCSFCPVYKASKFSVRPVEHVIKDIDTLHKYVTHLLDLAEDARKKGKKEISTSEINVAPGESRAFNAAYYWLSAGMKSIFLQDANSLIIKPPDLIKILVHMKKCFPWTERITSYARSHTVARISDDDLLAIREAGLNRIHIGLESGSDKVLKMVKKGVTKETHIKAGQKAKKAGFELSEYVMPGLGGVALSKEHALETADALNQINPDFIRLRSLTIPQNTGLYDDHRAGRFEKGNDIITAQEILLFIENLDNITSNIVSDHILNLFEDVEGKLPQDKEKIMNVLRTFLDMPPQEQLNYRIGRRLGIFSRLSDMNNPQKLERVDNARISLGINPENADRQIDELTSRMM; encoded by the coding sequence ATGAAATCAAATAACAATTTGGATTCTGAATACAAAGGCTTTGAACAGGGGCCGATTCGCCCTCCTAGTGAAGCACACAGTCTTCTAATACGCATAACAAGAAACTGCCCATGGAACCGATGTTCTTTTTGTCCTGTATATAAGGCATCAAAGTTTTCTGTCCGACCTGTTGAACATGTTATAAAAGATATTGATACCTTACATAAATACGTCACACATTTGCTTGATCTTGCAGAGGACGCCCGCAAGAAAGGCAAGAAAGAAATAAGTACTTCCGAAATTAATGTTGCGCCGGGTGAGAGCAGAGCTTTCAATGCTGCATATTACTGGCTTTCAGCAGGAATGAAATCAATATTTCTTCAGGATGCAAACAGCCTTATAATTAAACCACCGGATCTTATTAAAATTCTTGTGCATATGAAAAAATGCTTTCCATGGACGGAAAGAATAACATCTTATGCAAGGTCCCATACTGTTGCAAGAATAAGCGATGATGATCTTCTGGCTATAAGAGAAGCAGGTTTAAACAGGATACATATAGGGCTTGAATCAGGATCGGACAAAGTTCTTAAAATGGTGAAAAAAGGAGTTACAAAAGAAACCCATATAAAAGCAGGGCAAAAAGCGAAAAAAGCAGGCTTTGAACTTTCCGAATATGTTATGCCGGGTCTTGGTGGTGTTGCTTTATCAAAAGAACATGCTCTTGAAACCGCAGATGCCTTAAATCAGATAAATCCGGATTTTATAAGGTTGCGCTCGCTTACAATCCCTCAAAACACAGGTCTTTATGATGATCACCGGGCAGGAAGGTTTGAAAAAGGCAATGATATTATTACAGCACAAGAGATTCTGCTTTTTATAGAAAACCTTGATAACATAACAAGCAATATAGTAAGCGATCATATCTTGAATCTTTTTGAAGATGTTGAAGGAAAACTTCCGCAGGACAAAGAAAAAATTATGAACGTCCTTCGTACATTCCTTGATATGCCGCCACAGGAGCAATTGAATTACCGGATTGGAAGAAGGCTTGGTATTTTCTCACGGTTAAGCGATATGAATAATCCGCAAAAGCTCGAGAGAGTTGACAATGCTCGTATAAGCCTTGGAATAAATCCTGAAAATGCGGATAGACAGATTGATGAACTGACTAGCAGAATGATGTGA
- the mltG gene encoding endolytic transglycosylase MltG: MDLHKSKKLNKYTKISLLLFAVSIIAVLLFVFDIINYANKPAGSDKSLKYVVVEKGQTFIKTAYSLKESGIIKNPKKFILYALLKRYDKIIKSGEYSFSSSMSPALILDKMVQGKTYLHKITVPEGYNMQQIEALISEAGFGTKESFLTISSDASFIHEKKIEALSFEGYLYPDTYFFSKGESVKNIISTMVDRFWSVYSSKLEARAKEIGFSTHEIITLASIIEKETAAPDERPLISAVFHNRLKLGMRLETDPTVIYGINNFKGNITRKHLSAKTPYNTYVIRGLPPGPIASPGYESIEAALYPANIPYLFFVSKNDGTHYFSAKFNEHNNAVRKYQLRK, translated from the coding sequence ATGGATTTGCATAAATCGAAAAAATTAAACAAATATACAAAAATATCATTGTTATTATTTGCTGTGTCTATAATAGCTGTGTTGCTTTTTGTATTTGATATAATAAATTATGCAAATAAACCTGCAGGTTCGGACAAATCTTTGAAATATGTTGTTGTAGAAAAAGGTCAGACTTTTATCAAAACCGCATATAGCCTTAAAGAATCCGGTATTATCAAAAATCCGAAAAAATTCATATTGTATGCCCTGCTGAAAAGATATGACAAAATAATAAAGTCAGGCGAATACTCCTTTTCATCTTCGATGTCGCCTGCTTTAATCCTTGATAAAATGGTGCAAGGGAAAACATATCTTCATAAAATCACTGTGCCTGAAGGGTATAATATGCAGCAGATTGAGGCTCTTATATCAGAAGCCGGTTTTGGGACAAAGGAATCATTTTTAACAATCTCATCAGATGCTTCATTTATACATGAAAAAAAAATAGAAGCTTTGTCATTTGAAGGGTATTTATATCCTGATACATATTTTTTCTCAAAAGGGGAATCTGTTAAAAATATCATTTCTACAATGGTTGATAGGTTTTGGTCCGTTTATTCATCAAAATTGGAAGCAAGAGCAAAAGAGATAGGATTTTCAACCCATGAAATTATCACGCTTGCGTCAATAATTGAAAAAGAGACGGCTGCTCCTGATGAGCGCCCATTGATTTCGGCTGTTTTTCACAACAGGCTTAAATTAGGTATGAGACTCGAAACAGATCCTACTGTAATATATGGGATTAATAATTTTAAGGGAAATATTACACGCAAACATCTTTCGGCAAAAACTCCATATAATACTTATGTAATAAGGGGGCTTCCGCCAGGCCCGATTGCAAGTCCGGGGTATGAATCTATTGAAGCTGCACTTTATCCGGCTAATATACCTTATCTTTTTTTTGTTTCAAAAAATGACGGCACACATTATTTTTCAGCTAAATTTAATGAACATAATAATGCTGTCAGGAAATACCAGCTGCGAAAATAA